One genomic region from Nitrospinaceae bacterium encodes:
- a CDS encoding NYN domain-containing protein, with product MSELNEGIALFIDFENLARGFTRSDRTDFDIQRVLDRLVEKGKVVMKRAYCDWSRFLKAKDALHEKGIELVEVPRRSVTGKNSADIRLVVDAMDMCYAKEHISTFVIASGDSDFSPLVSKLKENGKHVIGLGMRGSTSNLLSDNCDEFIFYEDLESNASQKSKVGSDVPEEKKEAFSLLFESVEALQRENVSIIWSSIVKETMKRKRPSFSEGSHGYKSFSALLEDVQAKGLIKLRKDERSGSYIIVEFEQGNLKADDDGAAPKTQRPKRKSSRRPPRSKSAAAKKSSTAATPAASPAASPAASPEPLPERVAAPKRDANPKRSSIGGMRRPQRKSAASVSNESEAGSKAETTE from the coding sequence ATGAGTGAATTGAACGAAGGTATTGCGCTTTTTATAGATTTCGAGAATTTGGCGAGAGGATTTACGCGCTCGGATCGAACTGACTTTGACATTCAGCGAGTGCTGGATCGCCTGGTTGAAAAAGGCAAGGTTGTCATGAAGCGGGCCTATTGCGACTGGTCTCGCTTTTTGAAGGCCAAGGATGCACTGCATGAAAAAGGCATCGAGCTTGTCGAGGTGCCCCGGCGGTCGGTGACCGGGAAGAATTCGGCCGACATCAGGCTTGTCGTCGATGCCATGGACATGTGCTACGCCAAAGAGCATATCTCCACGTTTGTGATTGCCTCGGGCGACAGCGATTTTTCGCCACTTGTCTCGAAACTCAAGGAGAATGGCAAGCATGTCATCGGCCTGGGAATGCGTGGTTCGACATCGAACTTGCTGTCCGATAATTGCGATGAATTTATTTTTTACGAAGATCTGGAATCCAACGCGAGCCAAAAATCGAAAGTTGGCAGCGATGTGCCTGAGGAGAAAAAAGAGGCGTTCTCTCTGCTTTTTGAGTCGGTCGAGGCGCTTCAGCGCGAAAACGTGTCGATCATATGGTCGTCCATCGTTAAGGAAACGATGAAAAGAAAGCGCCCATCTTTCTCGGAGGGCAGTCACGGATATAAAAGTTTCAGCGCCTTGCTTGAGGATGTTCAGGCGAAGGGGCTCATTAAGCTGAGGAAGGATGAGCGGAGCGGAAGCTACATCATTGTGGAGTTCGAGCAAGGGAATTTGAAAGCGGACGATGATGGCGCGGCCCCCAAGACGCAGCGGCCCAAAAGGAAATCTTCTCGGCGGCCACCGCGATCAAAATCCGCTGCCGCAAAAAAATCATCGACTGCGGCTACCCCTGCGGCAAGCCCTGCGGCAAGCCCTGCGGCAAGCCCAGAGCCCTTGCCCGAGCGCGTGGCAGCGCCCAAACGCGATGCCAACCCGAAGCGCTCAAGCATCGGCGGCATGAGGCGCCCTCAGCGCAAGAGTGCGGCAAGTGTTTCTAATGAATCTGAAGCGGGAAGCAAAGCGGAGACCACAGAATAA
- a CDS encoding phosphoenolpyruvate hydrolase family protein produces MSGKFTKDQIVARLRAERDASRAVFDALCGSGITAKLAARGGADLVTTFNLAYYRMQGLSSMAGYLPIGDANAITLELGERYILNVVKECPVVAGVLGVDPTRDMHRFVDRLKEAGFDGVMNCPTVALIDGSYREALEETGMGFHLEVEVLAYASKIGMFTKAFCTTPDEALSMAEAGVDNIIIHFGNSSGGTTGSKTVMSADESAGHAAPIFDALSSKYVDLIYTCHGGSIEDASGVEALLEREPRFDGYVGGSSAERLPVENSVPSAVRAFKSVGLKK; encoded by the coding sequence ATGTCTGGTAAATTCACTAAAGATCAAATAGTTGCACGCCTTCGTGCGGAGCGCGACGCTTCCAGGGCGGTTTTCGACGCACTTTGCGGAAGCGGGATAACGGCAAAACTCGCTGCACGGGGGGGAGCGGATCTCGTCACCACCTTTAATCTTGCCTACTACCGGATGCAAGGCCTCAGTTCGATGGCGGGATATCTGCCCATCGGTGATGCGAATGCCATTACGCTTGAACTTGGCGAGCGGTACATTCTCAATGTCGTGAAAGAATGTCCCGTCGTGGCAGGTGTGCTGGGGGTGGACCCGACCAGGGACATGCACCGTTTCGTGGATCGTCTTAAGGAAGCGGGATTTGATGGCGTAATGAACTGCCCAACAGTTGCCCTTATCGATGGAAGCTACCGCGAAGCTCTTGAGGAGACGGGAATGGGCTTTCATCTTGAGGTTGAAGTTTTGGCGTATGCGAGCAAAATCGGCATGTTTACAAAGGCCTTTTGTACGACACCGGATGAGGCGCTCTCGATGGCCGAGGCTGGCGTGGATAATATCATCATTCATTTTGGAAATAGTTCAGGGGGCACGACTGGCTCGAAGACGGTGATGAGTGCGGATGAATCCGCCGGGCACGCGGCGCCAATTTTCGACGCTCTCTCTTCAAAGTATGTGGACCTGATTTACACTTGCCATGGGGGCTCAATTGAGGACGCGTCGGGTGTCGAGGCACTTCTTGAGCGCGAGCCCCGATTTGATGGTTATGTCGGGGGCTCATCGGCGGAGAGACTGCCTGTTGAAAATTCGGTACCTTCTGCAGTCAGGGCTTTCAAGTCGGTTGGACTTAAAAAATAA
- a CDS encoding Tm-1-like ATP-binding domain-containing protein has protein sequence MSETVVGVLATLNSKEKEALFVCESIAALGARPWLVDLSLRPHGVTGAVVSGGALAEAGGSDWNSLAKMDRSCAAEAMVAGGKRILREACDDGKIEGVIGIGGANGSSMACSLMRGLPPIFPKVMVSPVAATAAVQWYVAESDIVMFPSIGDLSLNRITRSVMENAVGSAVAMARTHADRKERSEESPPLVGVSSFGGTAACVDRVTEKLVGRGYEVIHFHASGPGGKALESLASHGELAGIVDVTTHELADLVVDGVYSSGDGRLRGAGAAALPQVVVPGAIDHSNFWVGMVPECFKGREFFRYNEQNLLMRTNAEEFKALGHLVAERLNDARGPVSVLIPNKGYSEHTKRKTQDLEGNDLGNWAQPDVDDVFALTLKAHLKKGKLIELDLHINDSEFADACVEAFFDMLNA, from the coding sequence GTGTCTGAAACTGTTGTCGGTGTATTGGCGACCTTGAATAGTAAGGAAAAAGAGGCGCTCTTTGTTTGCGAGTCGATTGCGGCGCTTGGCGCACGGCCTTGGCTTGTGGATTTGTCCCTTCGCCCGCACGGGGTGACTGGGGCTGTGGTTTCGGGTGGCGCTCTTGCTGAGGCTGGCGGCTCGGATTGGAATTCACTTGCGAAAATGGATCGCTCCTGTGCCGCCGAGGCTATGGTGGCGGGTGGCAAGAGAATCCTCCGTGAAGCTTGCGATGATGGAAAAATTGAAGGTGTTATCGGTATTGGGGGCGCTAATGGCTCCTCAATGGCATGCTCCTTGATGAGGGGGCTACCTCCGATATTCCCAAAAGTGATGGTCAGCCCCGTTGCAGCGACTGCTGCTGTTCAATGGTATGTGGCGGAAAGCGATATCGTCATGTTCCCATCGATTGGCGATTTGTCCCTGAATAGAATTACGCGCTCCGTGATGGAAAATGCGGTCGGCTCGGCTGTGGCGATGGCCAGGACGCATGCCGATCGAAAGGAGCGCTCCGAGGAGTCGCCGCCTTTGGTGGGTGTGTCCTCGTTCGGAGGAACGGCGGCGTGTGTGGATCGGGTGACGGAAAAACTTGTCGGACGAGGCTATGAAGTGATCCATTTTCATGCCTCAGGGCCTGGCGGCAAGGCGCTTGAATCGCTGGCATCGCATGGAGAACTGGCCGGTATTGTTGATGTGACGACACATGAGCTAGCCGATTTGGTTGTCGATGGTGTCTACAGTTCAGGAGACGGGAGGCTCCGGGGGGCGGGAGCCGCCGCTCTTCCTCAAGTGGTTGTGCCCGGCGCAATTGATCATTCTAATTTTTGGGTCGGTATGGTGCCCGAGTGTTTCAAAGGCCGCGAGTTTTTTCGCTACAACGAGCAAAATCTATTGATGCGCACGAATGCCGAGGAGTTCAAGGCGCTTGGCCATTTGGTTGCCGAGCGCCTTAACGATGCTCGGGGGCCTGTTTCCGTCTTGATTCCGAACAAAGGCTACAGCGAGCACACGAAGCGAAAAACCCAGGACCTTGAGGGTAATGATCTCGGCAATTGGGCCCAGCCCGATGTGGATGATGTCTTTGCCTTGACCCTAAAGGCGCATTTGAAAAAGGGGAAACTAATCGAGCTTGATCTGCACATCAATGATTCGGAATTCGCCGATGCCTGTGTGGAAGCATTTTTTGACATGTTGAATGCTTGA
- a CDS encoding FAD-dependent oxidoreductase, which produces MAFEIPVEHFESDVLIVGGGAAGTMAAFECAEAGVRVIQATKGRATSGTTTVARGGFAAAMAEGDSPELHLEEVLKYGGELIDPELAKVWVYGIIDVVNDLRSWGAEFITNDEGKLDLKMFPSHSFPRAVHHYDTTGNMVTKTLSRKLRADSSIDQHPHTAIVDLILEDGRVAGAWGVNYSTGALVAYRAQEIILSTGGGSGLFYVNDNPPQVTGDGYVLGFRAGVPLIDIEMIDFQAMCCAPEELFGFAPHPTGFINAGAVFRNRDGEEFLKRYFPDTAEKSTRSEVILAMAKEIHAGRAALTGGIFMDATKVPEEIIQKQIPHVHKTCLSRGIDIMKTPLEVAPGSHTWLGGLRIDTMGKTTVDGLWAAGETGGGIHGGNRIGGSALSASLVFGRSAGRAAASAVKAAGGDTSKGEISIPAEERAWLADLLERQEGPLQGDLRMECRMLAHEKLGPIRDSGGISAAIAAFERIENEEIPRMRLADEARGSAKIRGQELESALSVRNLALLGRLLGTAALNRTESRGAHFRLDHPEPDEAAWRVVTRLERGEGDGITFHTDPVKM; this is translated from the coding sequence ATGGCTTTTGAAATACCAGTAGAGCATTTCGAATCGGATGTGTTGATCGTCGGCGGCGGCGCCGCAGGCACCATGGCCGCTTTTGAGTGTGCCGAGGCAGGGGTCCGGGTCATTCAGGCAACAAAGGGACGCGCTACGAGCGGGACAACAACGGTCGCTCGTGGAGGATTCGCCGCCGCCATGGCGGAGGGAGATAGTCCCGAGCTTCACCTGGAAGAGGTTCTAAAATATGGTGGGGAGCTGATAGACCCCGAGCTGGCAAAGGTCTGGGTTTACGGCATTATCGATGTCGTGAATGACTTGCGCTCCTGGGGGGCGGAATTCATTACGAACGATGAAGGTAAACTCGATCTCAAGATGTTCCCAAGCCATAGCTTCCCGCGAGCGGTTCATCACTACGATACAACCGGTAACATGGTGACAAAAACGCTTTCCCGAAAGCTTCGCGCCGATTCCAGTATAGACCAACATCCACACACTGCCATTGTGGACCTTATCCTCGAGGATGGCCGGGTGGCGGGTGCCTGGGGCGTTAACTACTCAACTGGCGCTCTAGTGGCATATCGGGCCCAGGAAATTATTCTCTCAACCGGTGGGGGGAGCGGTCTGTTCTACGTGAACGACAATCCGCCGCAAGTGACAGGGGATGGTTATGTGCTTGGCTTTCGTGCAGGGGTGCCGCTTATTGATATCGAGATGATCGATTTTCAGGCGATGTGCTGTGCGCCGGAAGAATTGTTTGGTTTCGCCCCCCATCCGACAGGGTTCATTAACGCCGGAGCCGTTTTTCGGAATAGAGATGGAGAAGAGTTTCTCAAGCGATATTTTCCGGATACGGCGGAAAAAAGCACGCGGAGCGAAGTAATCCTCGCCATGGCCAAGGAAATTCACGCTGGCCGGGCCGCTCTGACAGGGGGAATCTTCATGGACGCGACGAAGGTGCCTGAGGAGATAATCCAAAAACAGATTCCCCATGTTCACAAAACCTGCCTTTCGCGTGGGATAGACATCATGAAAACCCCTCTTGAGGTTGCGCCTGGGAGCCACACCTGGTTGGGCGGGCTCCGGATAGATACGATGGGCAAAACTACCGTAGATGGCCTGTGGGCGGCGGGGGAAACAGGCGGCGGGATACACGGTGGAAACCGAATTGGTGGCTCTGCGCTCTCTGCCTCGCTGGTTTTCGGCAGAAGTGCGGGTCGGGCGGCGGCTAGTGCGGTGAAGGCGGCTGGGGGTGACACATCTAAGGGTGAGATAAGCATTCCTGCCGAGGAGCGCGCTTGGCTGGCCGATTTACTTGAGCGCCAAGAGGGCCCACTGCAGGGCGATCTACGGATGGAGTGCAGGATGCTGGCGCACGAAAAATTGGGTCCCATCCGTGACTCTGGAGGAATCTCCGCAGCCATCGCCGCGTTCGAGCGCATAGAGAATGAGGAAATTCCCCGCATGCGTCTCGCAGACGAGGCCCGGGGCTCGGCGAAGATACGCGGCCAGGAGCTTGAAAGCGCCCTTTCGGTGCGTAATCTCGCTCTTTTAGGCCGCCTTCTTGGCACTGCTGCCCTGAATCGCACTGAGAGCCGGGGGGCGCATTTTCGCCTCGATCATCCCGAGCCTGACGAGGCCGCCTGGCGTGTCGTTACAAGGCTTGAGCGTGGTGAGGGCGATGGGATCACATTCCACACCGACCCGGTCAAGATGTAA
- a CDS encoding NAD(P)-dependent oxidoreductase codes for MPAPKIGVVGLGNMGGGIARNLAKSKFPLAVWDSSKKAVKAFDKVKNAAPMPPGEMAACCDVIIFVVPGSSEIDEVLKGRTGVLANAKKGLALYDFTTSDPAYTKKLSSRAAKKGVAYLDAGMSGGATGAAAGTLTLMLGGDKKAFGRSRRYLAPFTSKIFHLGPVGAGHTLKLIHNMVCHSVFMATVEGGQMAERAGIKLADMVEVFNVANARSYASEIRFPKHILSKKWDAKSRVYNLHKDLGMAVKLGKKLGAEVNHGEATLSFLKKAMALGMQEKDYALLYRDFEKIRKTKKR; via the coding sequence ATGCCAGCTCCAAAAATCGGCGTCGTTGGCCTCGGCAACATGGGCGGCGGCATTGCCCGCAACCTTGCGAAATCAAAATTCCCCCTTGCCGTCTGGGACTCGTCCAAAAAAGCGGTCAAGGCGTTCGATAAAGTGAAAAACGCCGCCCCCATGCCCCCTGGTGAGATGGCCGCCTGCTGCGACGTCATTATCTTCGTCGTCCCCGGCTCCTCCGAAATCGATGAGGTGCTCAAAGGGCGCACCGGGGTTCTCGCAAACGCTAAAAAAGGCCTCGCCCTCTACGATTTCACCACCTCGGACCCGGCCTACACCAAAAAACTTAGCTCTCGTGCCGCCAAAAAGGGCGTTGCCTATCTTGACGCCGGCATGTCGGGAGGGGCCACCGGCGCTGCCGCCGGAACGCTCACCCTCATGCTCGGCGGCGACAAAAAAGCCTTTGGGCGCTCTCGGCGCTACCTCGCCCCCTTCACCTCAAAAATCTTCCACCTCGGCCCCGTGGGCGCAGGCCACACCTTGAAATTGATTCACAACATGGTCTGCCACTCCGTCTTCATGGCCACCGTCGAGGGCGGCCAAATGGCCGAGCGCGCCGGCATCAAGCTTGCCGACATGGTCGAGGTCTTCAACGTCGCCAACGCACGAAGCTACGCCTCTGAAATTCGCTTTCCCAAACACATTCTTTCGAAAAAATGGGACGCCAAATCCCGCGTCTACAACCTCCACAAAGACTTAGGGATGGCCGTCAAGCTCGGCAAAAAACTCGGCGCCGAGGTCAATCACGGCGAGGCCACCCTCTCATTCCTCAAAAAAGCCATGGCCCTGGGGATGCAGGAGAAAGACTACGCCCTGCTGTATCGGGATTTTGAGAAGATCAGGAAGACGAAAAAGCGGTAG
- a CDS encoding FkbM family methyltransferase, with translation MPNPLDQLQGKPISEVLAFAEERVVAGGGSLEEALQVYRAVVAEPSIGEYLRGMVEQSVWETEKKLGLHAPFFSQAGQDKYIAESLLDSKREGVFVEIGAFDGVRGSNCLYFEKFLGWQGLIVEPDANLADTIRGHRTGAYECAALSDADGEEDFVAVEAGFLQMGGLLRFYDEEILNANVRSNPGHREAIRKIPVLRLATLLERHSIKDVDYCSIDVEGAEEGVLSGFDFSKFNIHVLSVENNGHTEGAVTAIMKKNGYKLETILGSDEIWSRL, from the coding sequence ATGCCAAACCCCCTAGACCAACTCCAGGGAAAACCGATATCAGAGGTTCTGGCATTTGCCGAGGAGCGGGTAGTTGCGGGGGGAGGCTCGCTTGAGGAGGCGCTTCAGGTCTACCGGGCGGTGGTGGCCGAGCCCTCGATTGGGGAATATTTGCGGGGCATGGTGGAGCAGAGCGTCTGGGAGACGGAAAAAAAACTCGGGCTCCATGCGCCGTTTTTCTCACAAGCAGGACAGGATAAGTACATTGCCGAGTCGCTTTTGGATTCCAAGCGTGAGGGCGTTTTTGTCGAAATCGGCGCCTTTGACGGGGTGCGAGGAAGCAATTGCCTGTATTTCGAAAAATTTCTGGGCTGGCAGGGGCTCATTGTCGAGCCCGACGCGAATTTGGCCGATACGATTCGGGGACACCGCACCGGGGCCTATGAGTGCGCGGCGCTGAGCGATGCCGATGGGGAAGAGGATTTCGTCGCTGTCGAGGCGGGTTTTCTCCAGATGGGCGGGCTGCTTCGCTTCTACGATGAGGAAATACTGAACGCGAATGTGCGCAGCAACCCCGGGCACCGCGAAGCGATCCGAAAAATCCCGGTGCTGAGGCTGGCGACGCTTTTAGAGCGCCACAGCATAAAAGATGTCGATTATTGCTCAATAGATGTCGAGGGGGCCGAGGAGGGGGTGCTCTCGGGCTTTGATTTCTCGAAATTTAACATCCATGTGTTATCGGTCGAGAATAACGGCCACACCGAGGGCGCCGTCACCGCGATCATGAAAAAAAACGGCTACAAGCTTGAAACGATTTTGGGCTCCGATGAAATTTGGTCGCGGCTTTAG
- a CDS encoding RidA family protein has product MFSVHHLMPEGMFARVIDGEPIYSSVVVVKSADHARIHIAGQVSAGPGGEVIGKGNMEAQIKQVCECIRAGLEYVGASFADVVRTVTYTTDVDEYFRCQGVRFDYFSHPAPTSTLLGVSRLADPDFLVEIEAEATLGLERLRL; this is encoded by the coding sequence ATGTTCTCGGTACACCATCTCATGCCCGAGGGAATGTTCGCCCGCGTCATCGACGGCGAGCCGATTTACTCCTCCGTCGTAGTTGTAAAGTCCGCCGATCATGCGCGGATTCACATCGCGGGCCAAGTGTCGGCCGGCCCCGGGGGCGAAGTCATCGGTAAGGGCAACATGGAGGCTCAGATCAAACAAGTGTGCGAGTGCATTCGCGCCGGGCTCGAATATGTGGGCGCCTCGTTCGCCGATGTGGTGCGCACGGTGACCTATACGACTGACGTGGACGAGTACTTCCGCTGCCAAGGGGTGCGCTTCGATTACTTCTCGCATCCGGCCCCGACGAGCACCCTCCTTGGCGTCTCGCGCCTGGCGGACCCGGATTTTCTCGTCGAAATAGAGGCCGAGGCTACCCTTGGGCTTGAGAGACTACGCCTCTGA
- a CDS encoding CBS domain-containing protein: MSRKLEYLNVSDALSLADDLMVIRRIRHLPIMDNGELVGIVSDRDLLQAGLAMAMGFSKRTEERFLSTVLVGEVMTSDVITIDQNADVKKAARIMSSRNIGCLPVLAGVKLVGLLSESDILRVIAGG; encoded by the coding sequence ATGTCTCGGAAACTTGAATATCTCAACGTCTCTGACGCGCTTTCCCTGGCCGACGATCTGATGGTTATCCGGAGAATTCGCCACCTGCCGATTATGGATAATGGCGAGCTGGTGGGAATTGTCTCGGATAGGGATCTCTTGCAGGCGGGACTGGCCATGGCGATGGGATTCAGTAAAAGGACCGAGGAGCGGTTCCTTAGCACGGTGCTTGTGGGCGAGGTAATGACGAGCGACGTGATCACCATTGATCAGAATGCGGATGTGAAGAAGGCCGCCCGTATCATGTCGTCAAGAAATATTGGTTGCCTACCCGTGCTGGCCGGAGTGAAACTCGTTGGCCTCCTGAGCGAAAGCGATATCCTTCGCGTCATCGCCGGGGGGTGA
- a CDS encoding M48 family metallopeptidase, translated as MFEGTYNDGKSAARRDVRVSVTMNRLLIVDEGGAVGGATGGATVDEWPIEGLRLAGEIYRGDQPVRISHTARGEALLTFKGQEILAALPGLSGTSGRWSWRRRIATWAGILVAIVGIMIAALAAALPWAVDRLSEYIPPKVERTFGAGVMAALGTQYATCRSPEGDEALAFLVGRLAAGREFKNPIRIRVFRSKISNAFTAPGGYIGIFDGLFRNTRTPEEFAGVLAHEMGHARLRHPEKSLLRQGGLAILFAAITGDPSALAASGGEFAKKLLHLSFTREAELESDGEAVDMLNRAGMGSKGLSRFLKRLEKNAPDLAKGGYFSTHPGASKRIAAMRNKTRPGRPPMSAVEWTAVRRMCANTGSW; from the coding sequence TTGTTCGAGGGAACCTATAACGACGGAAAATCGGCGGCCCGGCGCGATGTTCGCGTGAGCGTGACGATGAACCGCCTCCTCATTGTCGATGAAGGTGGCGCGGTCGGTGGTGCGACCGGCGGTGCCACCGTTGACGAGTGGCCCATCGAGGGGCTCCGCCTCGCGGGAGAGATTTACCGAGGCGATCAACCGGTGCGCATCTCCCACACTGCAAGGGGCGAGGCGCTGCTAACCTTCAAAGGCCAGGAAATCCTTGCTGCCCTTCCGGGCCTTTCGGGCACTAGCGGGCGCTGGTCCTGGCGGCGGCGCATCGCCACCTGGGCGGGCATCCTTGTCGCCATCGTCGGCATAATGATCGCGGCGCTTGCCGCCGCCCTGCCCTGGGCGGTGGACCGCCTTTCCGAATATATCCCGCCCAAGGTCGAACGCACCTTCGGCGCCGGGGTGATGGCTGCTCTCGGCACGCAGTACGCCACCTGCCGCTCTCCTGAGGGCGATGAAGCGCTGGCCTTTCTTGTGGGTCGGCTCGCCGCCGGACGAGAATTTAAAAATCCGATAAGAATTCGCGTTTTCCGCTCAAAGATTTCGAACGCCTTCACAGCGCCGGGCGGCTATATCGGCATTTTCGATGGCCTCTTCCGCAACACCCGGACGCCAGAGGAGTTCGCAGGCGTTCTTGCCCATGAGATGGGCCATGCCCGGCTGCGCCACCCCGAGAAATCGCTGCTTCGCCAGGGAGGGCTCGCCATTTTATTCGCCGCCATAACCGGTGATCCCTCGGCACTGGCTGCCTCGGGCGGTGAGTTTGCAAAAAAACTTCTTCACCTCTCCTTCACCAGAGAGGCCGAGCTTGAATCAGACGGCGAGGCCGTCGACATGCTCAACCGAGCCGGTATGGGTTCAAAGGGGCTCTCTCGATTTCTAAAACGCCTCGAAAAAAACGCCCCGGATCTCGCCAAAGGGGGGTACTTCTCCACCCATCCGGGAGCGAGCAAGCGCATCGCCGCCATGCGGAACAAAACCCGCCCGGGTCGCCCCCCAATGAGCGCTGTCGAGTGGACCGCCGTCAGACGAATGTGCGCGAATACCGGTAGCTGGTAG
- a CDS encoding DUF898 family protein, which translates to METINTPAPEEQPRLEMRQLGNLGDLFLIHLVNTALKWVTLSIYHFWGKTRIREYLWSHQSLEGDRFEYTGTGGNLFVGFLKAAIVVILLLILALALYLGTEGPVGLLFISSTLLVYLVSQFLAAVAGYTARGYLLSRTRWRSIRFGQGGSAVGYAVRAMGLGFIVILTLGLYWPYRRHILLSYKINRTHFGTTPFAYNGSGGELFGQFLLSYLLTIPTLGLIWFWYGAREAAYVAAHTQREDLKFTIGYTWGQLFWLRSGNFLISIVTFGLGYPWVILRNFRFLFTHLEIRGEIDYESILQSQEAAPSSGEGLAEIFGMSGSFLGLGRI; encoded by the coding sequence ATGGAGACGATCAACACCCCCGCCCCCGAGGAGCAGCCTCGCCTTGAGATGCGCCAGTTGGGTAATCTCGGGGACCTGTTCCTCATCCATCTGGTCAACACCGCCCTCAAGTGGGTGACGCTCAGCATTTATCATTTCTGGGGGAAAACGCGGATAAGAGAATATCTCTGGAGCCATCAAAGCCTAGAGGGCGACCGGTTTGAGTACACGGGCACGGGCGGAAATCTTTTCGTTGGCTTCCTCAAGGCGGCCATCGTCGTCATCCTGCTCCTTATCCTGGCCCTGGCTCTCTATCTTGGAACCGAGGGGCCCGTCGGCCTTCTCTTTATCTCCTCGACCTTGCTCGTTTACCTGGTAAGCCAGTTCCTTGCCGCCGTCGCTGGCTACACCGCACGGGGCTATCTGTTGAGTCGAACAAGGTGGCGAAGCATCCGCTTTGGCCAAGGGGGCTCGGCCGTTGGCTACGCCGTACGCGCCATGGGGCTTGGTTTCATCGTCATCCTGACATTAGGGCTCTACTGGCCCTACCGGCGGCACATCCTCCTTAGCTACAAAATCAACCGCACCCACTTTGGAACAACGCCCTTTGCCTACAACGGCTCAGGGGGGGAGCTATTCGGCCAGTTCCTTCTGAGCTATCTGCTCACAATACCCACCCTCGGGCTCATCTGGTTTTGGTACGGAGCGCGGGAGGCCGCCTATGTCGCCGCGCACACCCAGCGCGAGGACTTAAAGTTTACGATTGGGTATACCTGGGGCCAACTTTTTTGGCTCCGGTCCGGCAATTTTCTCATCTCGATAGTTACCTTCGGGCTGGGATATCCCTGGGTGATTCTCCGAAACTTCCGTTTCCTCTTCACGCACCTCGAAATACGGGGCGAGATAGACTACGAGAGCATTCTCCAGAGCCAGGAGGCGGCCCCGAGTTCGGGCGAGGGGCTGGCCGAAATATTCGGCATGAGCGGAAGCTTCCTCGGTCTTGGAAGGATTTAG
- a CDS encoding UbiX family flavin prenyltransferase, whose product MKLIVGVTGASGSIYGARLIKVLGEAYPEVESHLVVSRAGRRVLRHETDYDLEDLARWADFTHPEADIGAEPASGSAGFDAMVIAPCSVKTLGQIAAGIGDTLVGRAADVILKERKKLVLLVREMPLSAIHLENMLKLSRLGVMILPASPGFYFHPASIDDLVDHVVGKTLNALGLEQNLFEKWRGQDSRGQSSAVLDERDIGDESVN is encoded by the coding sequence GTGAAACTTATTGTCGGCGTTACGGGTGCCTCGGGCTCGATATACGGCGCGCGCCTGATAAAGGTTCTGGGCGAGGCATATCCGGAGGTGGAGAGCCACCTAGTTGTTAGCCGGGCCGGGCGCCGGGTCCTCCGGCACGAGACCGACTACGATCTTGAGGATCTCGCCCGTTGGGCCGACTTCACGCATCCCGAGGCCGACATTGGAGCCGAGCCTGCCAGTGGCAGCGCCGGTTTCGACGCCATGGTAATTGCGCCTTGTTCGGTGAAAACCCTTGGGCAGATCGCCGCCGGAATTGGGGACACGCTTGTAGGTCGGGCTGCGGATGTCATCCTTAAAGAGAGGAAAAAGCTTGTGCTCCTCGTGCGCGAGATGCCGCTCTCGGCAATTCATCTCGAGAACATGCTCAAGCTCTCACGCCTGGGCGTGATGATTTTGCCGGCCTCGCCCGGTTTTTATTTTCATCCCGCGTCTATCGATGACCTCGTTGATCACGTCGTGGGCAAAACGCTGAACGCCCTTGGTCTTGAGCAGAATCTTTTTGAAAAATGGCGGGGCCAAGACTCGCGGGGACAAAGCAGTGCTGTCCTGGACGAAAGAGACATCGGAGACGAGTCGGTCAATTGA